In one window of Camelina sativa cultivar DH55 chromosome 15, Cs, whole genome shotgun sequence DNA:
- the LOC104745891 gene encoding uncharacterized protein LOC104745891 has translation MLSCSNGTIVIATAMVCSSTALFLAMSRQFHGHNQTSKVLDQSPRPILRSCLSSEETKKQRKKIKKVRFADNVKDTKGNGKEYRRRELNRRNVPEPATKPGKNGSMCRISTTMPANRMALYSGILRDRDHRTQCSY, from the exons ATGTTGAGCTGTTCTAATGGCACCATCGTGATCGCAACCGCCATGGTTTGCTCAAGCACCGCTCTTTTTCTCGCCATGTCTCGTCAATTCCATGGACATAATCAAACCTCTAAGGTTCTTGATCAGTCTCCAAGACCCATTCTCCGTTCTTGTCTATCTTCAG AGGAaacgaagaaacagaggaagaagataaagaaagtGCGGTTTGCAGATAATGTGAAAGACACGAAAGGGAACGGGAAAGAGTACCGCAGGAGGGAATTGAACCGGAGAAACGTACCGGAGCCAGCGACTAAACCGGGAAAGAACGGTTCAATGTGTAGAATCTCCACCACAATGCCAGCGAACCGGATGGCTCTGTACAGTGGGATTCTCAGAGACCGAGATCACAGAACTCAATGTTCTTATTGA
- the LOC104745892 gene encoding uncharacterized protein LOC104745892 isoform X2 yields the protein MGSCLACFDKSKATTTVDVPLNGSKDVLVEEDWSELRNPSVASEDFWTNTTLDMESNALGSVSSISTTNLTVDSQGCGSSSNEPAEFVNHGLVQWNQTRQQWLGDKRSKNRKRVVQEPILNENVTYESLLGSNKRFPRPIPLDEMVQFLVEVWEEEGLYG from the exons ATGGG TAGTTGTTTGGCTTGTTTTGATAAGTCAAAAGCAACAACAACTGTAGATGTGCCTTTGAATGGCTCGAAAGATGTGTTAGTagaagaagattggagtgaACTGAGGAACCCTAGTGTAGCTTCTGAAGATTTCTGGACAAACACCACTTTAGATATGGAAAGCAATGCTTTGGGAAGTGTTTCTTCGATTAGTACAACGAATCTGACTGTTGATTCTCAAGGATGTGGTTCTAGCTCTAATGAACCTGCTGAGTTTGTTAACCATG GTCTTGTTCAATGGAATCAAACTCGGCAGCAATGGTTGGGGGATAAAAGATCCAAGAACCGCAAAAGAGTTGTTCAAGAACCGATACTGAA TGAGAATGTGACTTATGAGAGTCTACTTGGGAGCAACAAGCGGTTTCCTCGGCCTATACCTCTCGAT GAAATGGTACAGTTTCTGGTTGAAGTTTGGGAAGAAGAGGGTCTATACGGCTGA
- the LOC104745892 gene encoding uncharacterized protein LOC104745892 isoform X1, whose amino-acid sequence MGSSCLACFDKSKATTTVDVPLNGSKDVLVEEDWSELRNPSVASEDFWTNTTLDMESNALGSVSSISTTNLTVDSQGCGSSSNEPAEFVNHGLVQWNQTRQQWLGDKRSKNRKRVVQEPILNENVTYESLLGSNKRFPRPIPLDEMVQFLVEVWEEEGLYG is encoded by the exons ATGGG CAGTAGTTGTTTGGCTTGTTTTGATAAGTCAAAAGCAACAACAACTGTAGATGTGCCTTTGAATGGCTCGAAAGATGTGTTAGTagaagaagattggagtgaACTGAGGAACCCTAGTGTAGCTTCTGAAGATTTCTGGACAAACACCACTTTAGATATGGAAAGCAATGCTTTGGGAAGTGTTTCTTCGATTAGTACAACGAATCTGACTGTTGATTCTCAAGGATGTGGTTCTAGCTCTAATGAACCTGCTGAGTTTGTTAACCATG GTCTTGTTCAATGGAATCAAACTCGGCAGCAATGGTTGGGGGATAAAAGATCCAAGAACCGCAAAAGAGTTGTTCAAGAACCGATACTGAA TGAGAATGTGACTTATGAGAGTCTACTTGGGAGCAACAAGCGGTTTCCTCGGCCTATACCTCTCGAT GAAATGGTACAGTTTCTGGTTGAAGTTTGGGAAGAAGAGGGTCTATACGGCTGA
- the LOC104745894 gene encoding uncharacterized protein LOC104745894, whose amino-acid sequence MARALSNTTTNSNLYHHSVLTPPYRLHRRSIVLFSSPRRLRCLAVAGGPPSPPGPDPPPPEDTSQLEGLVGSVTRIQDRVKIFLAVFFWMSLFFWVTVTDGRGKGKGKKGSSRFK is encoded by the exons ATGGCGAGGGCTTTGTCCAACACGACCACAAACTCTAACCTCTACCACCACTCAGTTCTTACACCGCCGTATCGGCTTCACCGTCGAAGCATCGTCCTATTCTCGTCTCCTCGCCGTTTACGTTGCCTTGCCGTTGCTGGGGGTCCTCCTTCTCCTCCAGGCCCTGATCCGCCTCCGCCTGAGGACACTAGTCAACTTgaag GTCTTGTGGGATCAGTGACAAGGATACAAGACCGAGTAAAGATCTTCCTGGCAGTGTTTTTCTGgatgtctctcttcttctgggTTACAGTAACAGATGGGAGGGGTAAAGGGAAAGGCAAGAAAGGTTCTTCTCGTTTCAAATAA
- the LOC104745893 gene encoding methyl-CpG-binding domain-containing protein 11 produces the protein MAGEEEVVSVELPAPSSWKKLFYPNKAGTVKKTEIVFVAPTGEEISNRKQLEQYLKSHPGNPAITDFDWTTSGTPRRSARISEKTKATPSPDKEPPKKRGRTKSSGSKKDTEADKSEEGGEEKSHVQEDTEVNPSEGNVENKNVTVKNGSGETEKLNEAKDDMVVEETPNAAPVQEAGESTKEKALDIVDESGKERVESQTDKVEETGVTEKNSIETENNTFEASIGEEKKETAGEGAPDSEAKTINHEGNGLTTEVEGKEITTEAEAKANE, from the exons ATGGCTGGTGAAGAGGAAGTTGTATCTGTTGAGCTACCTGCACCTTCTTCTTGGAAGAAATTg ttttatCCCAACAAAGCGGGGACAGTGAAGAAGACGGAGATTGTGTTTGTTGCTCCAACGGGTGAGGAGATCAGTAACAGAAAGCAGCTGGAGCAGTATCTCAAATCTCACCCTGGAAACCCTGCGATCACAGACTTTGATTGGACGACTAGTGGGACACCTAGGAGATCTGCAAGAATCAGTGAGAAGACTAAGGCAACGCCTTCACCAGATAAAGAGCCACCAAAGAAGCGAGGTAGAACCAAATCTTCAGGGTCAAAGAAAGATACAGAAGCTGACAAATCAGAGGAAGGAGGAGAGGAAAAATCTCATGTGCAAGAAGATACTGAAGTGAATCCTTCAGAGGGTAACGTTGAGAATAAGAATGTAACTGTTAAGAATGGCTCTGGTGAAACAGAGAAATTGAATGAAGCAAAAGACGACATGGTTGTTGAGGAAACTCCAAATGCAGCTCCAGTTCAAGAAGCAGGTGAGTCAACGAAGGAGAAAGCACTGGATATAGTTGATGAAAGTGGTAAGGAAAGAGTGGAGTCTCAGACTGACAAAGTTGAAGAGACTGGCGTAACCGAAAAGAACTCAATTGAAACAGAGAATAACACCTTTGAAGCTAGTattggtgaagagaagaaggaaactgCAGGAGAAGGAGCACCTGATTCTGAAGCCAAGACCATAAACCATGAGGGAAATGGGCTGACAACAGAAGTTGAGGGAAAAGAGATAACGACAGAAGCAGAAGCTAAAGCTAATGAATAG
- the LOC104745895 gene encoding glucan endo-1,3-beta-glucosidase 14-like encodes MDYSVSLRRKSRTSHMGFSAFLLSFLFVFSILSSQPAVAFIGTYGINYGRIADNLPPPDAVATLLKSAKIRNIRIYDADHSVLTAFRGTGIEIIVGLGNEFLKDISVGEDRAMNWLKENVEPFIRGGTKISGIAVGNEILGGTDIGLWEALLPAAKNVYSALRRLGLHNVVEVSSPHSEAVFANSYPPSSCTFRDDVAPFMKPLLAFFWQIQSPFYINAYPFLAYKSDPITIELNYAIFEKNKGILDPKTKLHYDNMFDAMVDASYAALEKAGYTKVPVIVSETGWASKGDADEPGASLKNARTYNRNLRKKLQKRKGTPYRPDMMVRAYVFALFNENSKPGPTSERNFGLFKPDGTIAYDIGFTGLKSSSSTTRCHVWSSLVSASLVMFLLLFLHC; translated from the exons ATGGATTATAGTGTTTCTCTTCGACGAAAGTCTCGTACTTCACATATGGGTTTCTCTGCTTTCCTCCTCTCgtttctcttcgtcttctcaatCCTCTCTTCGCAACCGGCCGTCGCATTCATAGGAACGTACGGTATAAACTACGGTCGTATAGCGGACAATCTTCCGCCTCCTGACGCGGTAGCAACTCTCCTTAAATCAGCAAAGATCAGAAACATCCGTATCTATGATGCTGACCACTCCGTCCTCACGGCCTTCCGTGGGACTGGGATTGAAATCATCGTTGGCTTAGGCAACGAGTTTCTCAAGGACATAAGCGTTGGTGAAGACCGTGCCATGAACTGGCTTAAGGAAAACGTCGAGCCTTTTATAAGAGGTGGTACTAAAATTAGCGGTATCGCGGTTGGGAACGAGATTTTAGGTGGCACCGATATCGGACTTTGGGAAGCTCTCTTACCTGCTGCCAAAAATGTTTACTCCGCTCTTCGCCGTCTTGGTCTTCACAATGTCGTTGAG GTGTCGAGTCCACATTCGGAGGCAGTGTTTGCGAACTCGTATCCACCGTCGTCGTGCACGTTCAGGGACGACGTGGCGCCGTTTATGAAGCCGTTGTTAGCGTTTTTTTGGCAAATTCAATCGCCTTTTTACATTAACGCTTACCCTTTTCTTGCTTATAAATCTGACCCGATCACAATTGAACTCAATTACGCCATTTTCGAGAAAAACAAAGGCATCTTGGACCCCAAAACCAAGCTTCATTACGATAACATGTTCGATGCCATGGTCGATGCTTCTTATGCTGCTCTCGAAAAAGCTGGTTACACAAAAGTCCCG GTGATTGTTTCGGAGACGGGATGGGCATCAAAAGGCGATGCTGACGAACCCGGAGCGTCATTGAAGAACGCCAGAACTTATAACCGGAATCTCAGGAAAAAGCTTCAAAAGAGGAAAGGAACGCCGTATAGACCAGACATGATGGTGAGAGCTTACGTGTTTGCTCTCTTCAATGAGAACTCGAAACCAGGCCCCACTTCCGAGAGAAACTTTGGTCTTTTTAAACCCGACGGTACTATTGCCTACGACATTGGCTTCACCGGACTCAAGTCCTCCTCTTCTACAACACGGTGTCATGTATGGTCGTCTCTTGTTTCGGCTTCTCTAgtaatgtttcttcttctttttcttcattgttAG
- the LOC104745896 gene encoding protein LURP-one-related 12-like produces the protein MELVEETNPKEGKKMGGRIVVDKAYLYEEDKPLTVCKTSLFYTGDGFAAYDCHGDIIFRVDSYGPDTRDNDEIVLMDATGKCLLTVKRKRPTLHQRWEGFLGERSDGQKPIFSVRRSSIIGRCTMEIDVFDGTGEEYIIDGDFSQRSCLIYDTEKRTVAEIKRKVDASTNVMLGRDVFTLEIKPGFDGAFAMGLVVVLDQINGDDPVEIGDEQVHPFVED, from the exons aTGGAATTAGTTGAAGAGACCAATCCAAAAGAAGGGAAAAAGATGGGAGGTAGAATTGTGGTGGACAAAGCTTATCTCTACGAAGAAGACAAACCACTCACCGTCTGCAAGACCTCTCTCTTCTACACCGGCGATGGTTTCGCCGCCTATGACTGCCACGGTGATATTATCTTCAGGGTTGATTCTTACGGACCCGACACTAGAGATAACGATGAGATTGTCCTCATGGATGCTACCGGAAAGTGTCTCCTCACCGTTAAACGAAAG AGACCAACTCTGCACCAGAGATGGGAAGGTTTCCTCGGAGAGAGATCGGATGGTCAGAAACCGATCTTCAGCGTGCGTAGATCGTCTATAATCGGACGGTGTACGATGGAAATAGATGTTTTTGACGGAACGGGAGAAGAGTACATTATCGACGGTGACTTCTCGCAACGAAGCTGCCTCATATACGACACGGAGAAACGTACTGTGGCTGAGATCAAACGTAAAGTAGACGCGTCAACGAACGTGATGCTTGGTAGAGATGTGTTCACTCTAGAGATCAAACCTGGTTTCGATGGCGCTTTCGCTATGGGTTTGGTCGTCGTGCTTGACCAGATCAACGGTGATGATCCTGTTGAGATTGGTGATGAACAGGTACACCCATTTGTTGAGGATTAG
- the LOC104745897 gene encoding phosphatidylcholine:diacylglycerol cholinephosphotransferase 1 codes for MSVAAAKPAVSRRHVSNGNNTNNVAIDDDHNHQRRIVGDKNTRMEIAAKNNGYANGVIGGGGWRSKASFMTWTTRDVVYVARHHWIPCMFAAGLLFFMGVEYTLQMIPARSEPFDLGFVATRSLNRVLASSPDLNTVLAALNTVFVLMQTTYIVWTWLVEGRARATISALFMFTCRGILGYSTQLPLPQDFLGSGVDFPVGNVSFFLFFSGHVAGSMIASLDMRRMQRFKLARVFDILNVLQSIRLLGTRGHYTIDLAVGVGAGILFDSLAGKYEEMSRRHHLGTGFSLISKDSLVN; via the exons ATGTCAGTCGCCGCAGCTAAACCCGCCGTCTCTCGCCGTCACGTATCTAACGGAAACAACACTAACAACGTCGCCATTGACGACGATCACAACCACCAACGCCGCATCGTCGGAGATAAAAACACTCGAATGGAGATCGCTGCTAAGAACAACGGCTACGCCAACGGTGTcatcggaggaggaggatggaGGAGCAAGGCGTCGTTCATGACGTGGACGACGCGTGACGTTGTCTACGTGGCGAGACACCATTGGATACCGTGCATGTTCGCTGCCGGGCTTTTGTTCTTCATGGGGGTCGAGTACACGCTCCAGATGATTCCCGCGAGATCTGAGCCGTTCGATCTTGGGTTCGTGGCCACGCGCTCTTTGAATCGCGTCTTAGCATCTTCCCCGGATCTTAACACCGTTTTAGCCGCACTAAACACG GTGTTCGTATTGATGCAAACAACGTATATTGTATGGACATGGTTAGTGGAAGGACGAGCACGAGCAACCATCTCGGCTTTATTCATGTTCACGTGTCGGGGCATTCTCGGCTACTCTACTCAGCTTCCTCTCCCTCAG GATTTTTTAGGATCAGGAGTTGATTTTCCAGTGGGAAAcgtctctttcttcctcttcttctcggGCCACGTTGCCGGCTCGATGATCGCATCACTGGACATGAGGAGAATGCAGAGGTTTAAGCTGGCGAGGGTTTTTGACATCCTCAATGTATTACAATCGATCAGGCTGCTCGGTACAAGAGGACACTACACCATCGACCTTGCGGTTGGAGTTGGCGCTGGGATTCTCTTTGACTCACTGGCCGGGAAGTACGAAGAGATGAGCAGAAGACACCACCTAGGAACTGGTTTTAGTTTGATATCGAAAGACTCTCTAGtcaattaa
- the LOC104745899 gene encoding phosphatidylcholine:diacylglycerol cholinephosphotransferase 2, translating into MSDAVTKTVVPLRRKSNPLNGEHTNGVTIDDHSRQVGSINSQMENISTKVDDGGGGEGEWTSKASFMTWTAHDAVYVARHHWIPCLFAAGVMFFTVVEYTFQMTPASSQPFDLGFVATRSLHSILASSPNLNTVLAALNTILVGMQTTYIGWTWAVEGRPRATIAALFMFTCRGILGYSTQLPRPQEFLGSGVDYPVGNVSFFLFYSGHVAGSMIASLDMKRMQRFRLAMVFDILNVLQSIRLLGTRGHYTIDIAVGVGAGILFDSLAGKYDEMSKRHLSTTRLNLISKDTLVD; encoded by the exons ATGTCAGACGCCGTAACCAAAACCGTCGTCCCTCTCCGTCGTAAATCGAACCCTCTTAACGGAGAACATACTAACGGCGTCACCATCGACGACCACAGTCGCCAAGTCGGATCAATAAATAGCCAAATGGAGAACATTTCTACGAAAGTCGACGACGGCGGgggaggagaaggagaatggACAAGCAAGGCGTCGTTTATGACATGGACGGCGCATGACGCTGTTTACGTGGCGAGACACCATTGGATACCGTGTTTGTTCGCGGCCGGAGTTATGTTCTTTACGGTTGTGGAGTACACGTTCCAGATGACTCCCGCGAGTTCGCAGCCGTTCGATCTAGGATTTGTGGCCACGCGCTCTCTGCATAGCATCTTGgcttcttcaccaaatcttaACACCGTTTTAGCCGCTCTTAACACG ATTTTGGTAGGGATGCAAACAACGTATATTGGATGGACATGGGCAGTGGAAGGACGACCACGAGCGACCATCGCGGCTTTATTCATGTTCACGTGTCGCGGAATTCTCGGCTACTCTACTCAGCTCCCTCGCCCTCAG GAGTTTTTAGGATCAGGAGTAGATTATCCGGTCGGAAACGTGTCGTTCTTTCTCTTCTACTCGGGTCACGTTGCTGGCTCGATGATTGCATCATTGGACATGAAGAGAATGCAGAGATTTAGGCTGGCGATGGTTTTTGACATCCTCAATGTATTACAATCGATCAGGCTGCTTGGTACGCGAGGGCACTACACGATTGATATTGCGGTTGGAGTTGGCGCTGGGATTCTCTTTGATTCATTGGCCGGAAAGTACGACGAGATGAGCAAGAGACACTTAAGCACTACTCGTTTAAATTTGATCTCGAAAGACACCCTAGTCGATTAA